One region of Rhodocaloribacter litoris genomic DNA includes:
- the murC gene encoding UDP-N-acetylmuramate--L-alanine ligase, with product MVGIGGVGMSSIAEVLLSRGYRVTGSDLKKSEVTDRLEALGAVVYEGHAAGHVGEAGVVVHSSAVDPKRNPETLEAERRGIPLIRRAEMLGELMRMKFGIGIAGTHGKTTTTSMTGLVVSEGGFDPTIIVGGKVAFFDASAVAGEGDIIVLEADEYDRTFLRLTPSIAVVTNIEAEHLDIYDGLDDLKEAFIQYANSVPFFGAAILCLDDPNVQSIVGRIDRRVVTYGLSRQADVRAEHVEQDGLTMRFEVTTGTTSLGEVTLQVPGLFNVRNALAAVAVGLELEIPFEKIRSALAKYSGVQRRFERLGEAAGVLVIDDYAHHPTEVRATLGAAARAFPGRRIVAVFQPHLYSRTRDFAEDFARAFFDADVLVVLDVYGAREAPIEGVSGRLIAGLARRFGHRDVHEVPEKADMPAYVAALARPGDVVLTLGAGDIWRLARELLGLLRQRERAA from the coding sequence ATGGTCGGCATCGGGGGCGTCGGCATGAGCTCCATCGCCGAGGTGCTGCTCAGCCGGGGCTACCGGGTGACGGGCTCCGACCTGAAGAAAAGCGAGGTCACCGATCGGCTCGAAGCCCTCGGGGCGGTCGTCTACGAGGGGCACGCCGCCGGGCACGTGGGCGAGGCCGGCGTCGTCGTGCACTCGTCCGCCGTCGATCCGAAGCGCAACCCCGAGACGCTCGAAGCCGAGCGGCGCGGCATCCCGCTCATCCGGCGGGCCGAGATGCTCGGCGAGTTGATGCGGATGAAGTTCGGCATCGGCATCGCCGGCACGCACGGCAAGACGACGACCACCTCCATGACGGGCCTCGTCGTGAGTGAAGGCGGCTTCGACCCCACGATCATCGTCGGCGGCAAGGTGGCCTTCTTCGACGCGAGCGCCGTCGCAGGCGAGGGGGACATCATCGTGCTCGAAGCCGACGAGTACGACCGGACGTTCCTTCGCCTGACGCCCTCGATCGCCGTCGTGACGAACATCGAGGCGGAGCACCTCGACATCTACGACGGCCTGGACGATCTCAAGGAGGCCTTCATCCAGTATGCCAACAGCGTCCCCTTCTTCGGGGCCGCCATCCTCTGCCTGGATGATCCCAACGTGCAGTCTATCGTCGGACGCATCGACCGGCGCGTGGTCACCTACGGGCTGAGCCGCCAAGCCGACGTGCGGGCCGAGCACGTCGAGCAGGACGGCCTCACGATGCGTTTCGAGGTGACGACCGGCACCACCTCGCTCGGCGAGGTCACCCTGCAGGTGCCGGGCCTTTTCAATGTGCGGAACGCGCTGGCGGCCGTCGCCGTGGGGCTCGAGCTCGAGATCCCGTTCGAAAAGATCCGGTCGGCGCTGGCGAAGTACTCCGGCGTGCAGCGCCGCTTCGAGCGGCTCGGCGAGGCCGCCGGCGTCCTGGTCATCGACGACTACGCGCACCACCCGACGGAGGTGCGGGCCACGCTCGGAGCGGCCGCCCGGGCCTTCCCGGGGCGTCGCATCGTGGCCGTCTTTCAGCCGCATCTCTATTCCCGTACGCGGGACTTTGCGGAGGACTTCGCCCGCGCCTTCTTCGATGCCGACGTGCTGGTGGTGCTCGACGTCTACGGGGCACGCGAGGCGCCGATCGAGGGGGTTTCGGGCCGTCTCATCGCCGGGCTGGCGCGCCGCTTCGGTCACCGCGACGTGCACGAGGTGCCGGAGAAGGCGGACATGCCCGCCTACGTGGCCGCACTGGCCCGGCCCGGCGACGTCGTGCTCACCCTGGGCGCCGGCGACATCTGGCGGCTCGCCCGCGAGCTGCTCGGGCTGCTCAGGCAACGTGAACGGGCCGCGTAG
- a CDS encoding cell division protein FtsQ/DivIB, with protein MSESKRSRRGRYRLPHRWILLPALLATAVTGLLGWRWLATLPCRQIVIEGAHHAERAALLDLARVDTGMVLFDLDPALVADRLVRHPWVAHAEVTRLPTGTLAIDVEERRPVALVVGADGAPSHYLDATGAQMPLVPGAAYDVPLVRGLRQPYHPVQPVQEEAVRAFLAALAAVPPEVEALVSEVEVRGGELWAYTTPGPAREAVPVRLGRMGFSDKLTRLHAFWHQAVLPRPEKHFRLIDLRFDSQIVTEEQ; from the coding sequence ATGAGCGAATCGAAACGCAGTCGAAGGGGCCGCTACCGGCTGCCGCACCGGTGGATCCTGCTGCCCGCCTTGCTGGCGACGGCCGTCACCGGGCTGCTGGGGTGGCGGTGGCTTGCCACGCTGCCGTGCCGCCAGATCGTGATCGAGGGGGCGCACCACGCGGAGCGGGCGGCCCTGCTCGACCTGGCCCGCGTCGATACCGGCATGGTGCTCTTCGACCTCGATCCGGCGCTGGTGGCGGACCGCCTCGTGCGGCATCCCTGGGTGGCACACGCCGAGGTGACGCGCCTGCCCACCGGGACGCTCGCGATCGACGTCGAGGAGCGGCGGCCGGTGGCCCTCGTCGTCGGGGCCGACGGGGCGCCGTCGCACTACCTGGACGCCACCGGGGCGCAGATGCCGCTGGTGCCGGGCGCCGCCTACGATGTGCCGCTCGTGCGCGGGCTGCGCCAGCCCTACCACCCGGTGCAGCCCGTCCAGGAGGAGGCCGTGCGGGCGTTTCTGGCCGCGCTGGCCGCCGTGCCGCCCGAGGTCGAGGCCCTCGTCTCCGAGGTGGAGGTGCGGGGCGGCGAGCTGTGGGCCTACACCACCCCCGGCCCGGCCCGGGAGGCCGTGCCCGTGCGGCTCGGCCGCATGGGCTTCTCGGACAAGCTGACCCGGCTGCATGCCTTCTGGCACCAGGCCGTCCTGCCCCGCCCGGAGAAGCACTTCCGCCTGATCGACCTCCGTTTTGACAGCCAGATCGTTACCGAAGAGCAATAG